The following coding sequences lie in one Sesamum indicum cultivar Zhongzhi No. 13 linkage group LG9, S_indicum_v1.0, whole genome shotgun sequence genomic window:
- the LOC105170142 gene encoding RPM1-interacting protein 4-like — protein MARSNVPKFGNWENEDNVPYTVFFDKARKNRGGKMINPNDPQENPDMFPSSDPPPLPPARPSRTRPEEPIGRGAVRPTTPEHRVSREDGDFRQFSNSPARNENMGHRTTNESNYGGRGQRPARPARPSAGSDQSFERSPLHPHYQAKVTGRGSGSPAWEGKSHDSSHGTAAKPRLRPARGDESPDKGAAVPRFGEWNENDPQSAENFTHIFNKVREERNTGTGAGNVMGTPNHLSYGTRNQPSNEPKKCCFPWW, from the exons ATGGCT CGTTCAAACGTCCCAAAATTTGGCAACTGGGAAAATGAAGACAATGTTCCTTACACAGTTTTCTTTGACAAAGCAAGGAAAAATAGAGGTGGTAAGATGATAAATCCAAACGATCCCCAAGAAAATCCAGACATGTTCCCCAGCAGTGATCCTCCACCTCTTCCTCCTGCTCGTCCGTCCAGAACTAGACCAGAGGAACCAATTGGTAGAGGAGCTGTCAGGCCGACGACGCCGGAACATAGAGTGAGCCGAGAAGATGGTGATTTTAGGCAGTTCAGTAATTCTCCGGCTCGTAACGAGAACATGGGTCATCGAACTACTAATGAATCAAATTATGGTGGTCGCGGACAAAGGCCAGCTCGGCCTGCAAGGCCTAGCGCAGGATCTGATCAAAGCTTTGAGCGGTCACCACTTCATCCACACTATCAAGCGAAAGTTACGGGGAGAGGCAGTGGATCTCCTGCTTGGGAAGGAAAAAGCCATGACAGTAGTCATGGCACTGCTGCAAAACCCCGGCTAAGGCCAGCTCGGGGAGATGAAAGT CCTGATAAAGGGGCTGCCGTTCCAAGATTTGGCGAATGGAACGAGAACGATCCCCAATCAGCTGAAAACTTCACTCATATCTTCAACAAAGTGCGGGAGGAAAGGAACACAGGAACTGGGGCTGGGAACGTTATGGGCACTCCAAATCATCTGTCTTACGGCACACGCAACCAACCATCCAATGAACCTAAG AAATGCTGCTTTCCGTGGTGGTAG
- the LOC105170141 gene encoding cell division control protein 45 homolog gives MVREQSIESFYSRLRESAIASASCAPLLIFPSTSDVDSLCALKIIGHVLESDSIRYACYPVSSFKEIHKYAGPNLTSSSDEPITILLINWGCHRDLRRDLEIGPSARVFVVDSHRPIHLHNLSDQNDRVVVLYTRDDEHQADLAYDFDVSALANASDLNSDDEVEDDSDSEDENESDNEEEGGGGSRKKRRVSDENESNPVKLFRKLKREYYYMGTFHGKPSGCLMYELSHSLRKNKNELLWLACVALTDQFVHERLTDERYQAGVMELEQHINSSGNLDAVTSVTLKDGTKVTVPDSSRISYEDEPRLMLLQEWNLFDSMLCSSYIATKLKTWSDNGLKKMQLLLARMGFAREECKQKFQYMSVEIKHRMKDMFEQYLPEFGLTDFYYRGFLLLHGYSSKISAADVVYGVTALLESSVESDGSSGSKQFGIAYDALSLNKLDKLETGMRQAIKVQRAVLRQGSTAITKKGSIRSGSKFRWVKLEDSADTKLLCHPQALTKFGYFLMDALREKGARMKPLICVCYTQEQKKVLIVGICGKPRLGAVQGNAFGIAFRSAAEETGAEYFHELFESSWIVLEAVAVNSFMIRLTEKLL, from the coding sequence atgGTGAGGGAGCAGAGTATTGAGTCGTTTTACTCGAGGCTAAGGGAGTCAGCTATAGCTTCAGCTTCATGTGCTCCCCTGCTAATTTTCCCCTCAACTTCGGACGTAGATTCATTATGTGCTTTGAAAATAATAGGTCATGTTCTTGAATCAGATTCGATTAGGTATGCTTGTTATCCGGTTTCGAGCTTCAAAGAAATTCATAAGTATGCTGGGCCTAACTTGACTTCATCATCGGATGAGCCCATTACCATTTTGTTGATTAATTGGGGTTGTCATAGGGATCTTAGGAGGGATCTGGAGATTGGCCCCTCAGCCCgtgtttttgttgttgatagTCATAGGCCAAttcatttgcataatttgaGCGACCAGAATGATCGGGTGGTGGTTCTTTATACAAGGGATGATGAACATCAGGCTGATTTGGCATATGACTTTGATGTATCTGCTCTTGCTAATGCAAGTGATTTGAACAGTGATGATGAGGTTGAAGATGACTCTGATAGCGAGGATGAAAATGAGAGTGATAACGAGGAGGAGGGTGGGGGTGGGAGTAGAAAGAAGAGGAGAGTTTCGGATGAAAATGAGAGCAATCCTGTTAAACTTTTCAGGAAGTTGAAAAGAGAGTATTATTATATGGGCACTTTCCATGGGAAGCCGTCAGGGTGCCTGATGTACGAGCTGTCTCATTCATTGAGGAAGAACAAAAATGAGTTACTCTGGTTGGCTTGTGTGGCTTTAACTGATCAGTTTGTGCATGAGAGGTTAACAGATGAGAGATACCAGGCTGGAGTTATGGAACTTGAGCAGCACATTAATAGCTCAGGAAACTTGGATGCTGTTACTTCAGTAACGCTCAAGGACGGCACAAAGGTCACTGTGCCTGATTCTTCTAGAATCTCTTATGAGGATGAGCCGAGGCTAATGTTGTTGCAAGAATGGAACTTGTTTGATTCAATGCTATGCTCATCCTATATTGCCACGAAACTGAAAACTTGGAGTGACAATGGGTTGAAAAAGATGCAGCTTCTTTTAGCTCGGATGGGGTTTGCAAGGGAAGAGTGCAAACAGAAATTCCAGTACATGAGTGTGGAGATCAAACACAGGATGAAGGACATGTTTGAGCAATATCTACCAGAGTTTGGGCTCACAGATTTTTATTATAGAGGTTTCCTTCTACTGCATGGGTATAGCTCAAAAATCTCAGCTGCGGATGTTGTATATGGGGTGACTGCCCTTCTCGAGTCATCTGTAGAGTCAGACGGCTCCTCTGGGTCCAAGCAGTTTGGCATAGCTTATGATGCCTTGTCCTTAAACAAGCTTGACAAACTGGAGACGGGAATGCGGCAGGCCATTAAGGTGCAAAGGGCCGTCCTTAGACAAGGAAGCACAGCCATAACGAAGAAGGGATCGATAAGAAGTGGGAGTAAATTTAGGTGGGTGAAACTCGAAGACTCAGCTGATACAAAGCTCTTGTGCCACCCTCAGGCTTTGACTAAATTCGGGTACTTCCTGATGGACGCTCTACGAGAGAAGGGAGCTAGAATGAAACCTCTCATATGCGTTTGCTACACTCAAGAGCAGAAGAAGGTATTAATTGTTGGCATTTGTGGGAAGCCTCGACTTGGTGCAGTTCAAGGAAACGCATTCGGCATTGCTTTCAGAAGTGCAGCTGAGGAGACAGGAGCGGAGTACTTTCATGAGCTTTTCGAATCGTCATGGATAGTTCTGGAGGCAGTTGCTGTAAATTCATTCATGATCAGGTTGACAGAGAAACTCTTGTGA